One genomic region from Mangifera indica cultivar Alphonso chromosome 17, CATAS_Mindica_2.1, whole genome shotgun sequence encodes:
- the LOC123200954 gene encoding UDP-glucuronate 4-epimerase 1-like — translation MPSLEEELFPSTPGKFKIDRGYSINRQFHRCFASTSTLFLWALFLVALTASYLSFQSFVDSGSRYFSSSWGGIQLEKQVRNSAQIHRSGGMSVLVTGSAGFVGTHVALALKRRGDGVVGLDNFNSYYDPSLKKARKALLNSHGIFVIEGDVNDSKLLAKLFNTVAFTHVMHLAAQAGVRYAMENPHSYVHSNIAALVTLLEACKSANPQPSIVWASSSSVYGLNDKVPFSETDRTDQPASLYAATKKAGEEITHTYNHIYGLSITGLRFFTVYGPWGRPDMAYFSFTKNILQGKPITVYRGKNQVDLARDFTYIDDVVKGCLGSLDTSGKSTGSGGKKRGPAPYRIFNLGNTSPVTVPKLVKMLERHLKMKAKKNIIEMPGNGDVPFTHANISSAQKAFGYKPTTDLQTGLKKFVRWYLQYYGYNHGKHVN, via the coding sequence ATGCCGTCGTTAGAGGAGGAATTGTTCCCCTCGACGCCCGGGAAGTTTAAGATCGATAGGGGTTACTCGATAAACCGCCAGTTTCATCGGTGTTTCGCTTCCACGAGTACTTTGTTCTTGTGGGCGCTGTTTCTGGTGGCTTTAACGGCGTCGTATTTGAGTTTTCAGAGTTTTGTGGATTCCGGTAGCCGGTATTTCTCGTCCTCGTGGGGAGGGATACAGTTGGAGAAACAAGTGAGGAACTCTGCTCAGATCCATCGGTCCGGTGGGATGTCAGTGCTGGTTACCGGTTCAGCCGGTTTCGTTGGTACACACGTGGCGTTGGCTTTGAAAAGACGCGGAGACGGCGTTGTTGGACTTGACAATTTCAATAGCTATTATGACCCTTCGTTAAAGAAAGCGCGTAAAGCTCTGCTAAACAGCCATGGCATTTTCGTAATCGAAGGCGATGTCAATGACTCAAAACTCTTGGCTAAGCTCTTTAACACCGTGGCTTTTACGCACGTGATGCATTTGGCGGCTCAAGCCGGCGTTAGATACGCCATGGAGAATCCCCACTCATACGTTCATAGCAACATCGCGGCACTCGTCACGCTGCTCGAGGCTTGTAAATCAGCCAATCCTCAGCCGTCCATTGTTTGGGCTTCATCCAGCTCAGTCTACGGTTTAAACGATAAAGTCCCCTTCTCCGAAACTGATCGGACGGACCAGCCTGCGAGTCTGTATGCGGCAACGAAAAAGGCGGGTGAAGAAATTACCCACACTTATAACCACATTTACGGACTCTCAATTACCGGGTTAAGATTTTTCACCGTGTACGGTCCATGGGGCCGACCCGATATGGCCTATTTCTCGTTCACGAAAAATATCCTTCAAGGCAAACCCATCACGGTATATCGAGGGAAAAACCAGGTGGATTTGGCACGAGATTTTACTTACATTGACGATGTAGTGAAAGGTTGTTTGGGGTCGTTGGACACTTCGGGTAAGAGTACCGGGTCTGGAGGTAAGAAACGGGGACCCGCACCGTACAGAATCTTTAATTTGGGTAATACGTCACCGGTTACCGTACCCAAGCTTGTAAAGATGCTGGAAAGGCATTTGAAGatgaaagcaaagaaaaatataatcgAGATGCCCGGAAACGGCGACGTTCCATTCACTCATGCGAATATAAGTTCGGCCCAGAAGGCGTTCGGGTATAAACCGACAACCGATTTACAAACCGGGTTGAAGAAGTTTGTTAGATGGTATCTTCAATATTACGGCTACAATCACGGCAAacatgtaaattaa